In Phyllopteryx taeniolatus isolate TA_2022b chromosome 13, UOR_Ptae_1.2, whole genome shotgun sequence, the following are encoded in one genomic region:
- the plekho1b gene encoding pleckstrin homology domain-containing family O member 1b isoform X1: MKKRQYCDTRTEAEAASILSGQPGHAADKADKAGWLRRFCGKGMFREIWKNRFVILKDQQLMVCEKEGHAGADEVLDLSHFGSCDDVKNHKKKSRSKKNHSKFTLQPCTRAHNTVVNILFLAVSPEDKESWIHVLNVAITRAKNKILDQVTVEEAQLCHLTRDRARIGHGRRPPSRGHLLAAASSSDGTVTLDRIQEEDISAPHGLDGRNPEETPPAWDRVRSEPDGALFPGAAEVSGKSQSLPRGGAAAQQRMRSGWTSGSGKESRTSQKNRCASMDEICSHSDKNRTVPPRLDASTPVDQLHHLISLKVAQTERLLATTRDRPEGRDGKRTQSVEEMRAEAFGLLKDALEALEQARQVLQEVKELGKLHHQLNRS; encoded by the exons atGAAGAAGAGGCAATACTGCGACACTCGCACG GAGGCGGAGGCGGCGTCCATTTTGTCAGGTCAACCGGGCCACGCGGCGGACAAAGCGGACAAGGCGGGCTGGCTGCGAAGGTTCTGCGGCAAAGGGATGTTCCGGGAGATCTGGAAGAACCGCTTCGTGATCCTCAAAGACCAACAGCTGATGGTCTGCGAGAAGGAG GGTCACGCAGGTGCTGACGAGGTTTTGGACTTGAGCCACTTCGGCAGCTGCGACGACGTCAAGAaccacaaaaagaaaagtcGTAGCAAAAAGAATCACAGCAAGTTTACACTTCAACCATGTACACGCGCGCACAACACG gttGTTAACATTCTGTTCCTGGCAGTGAGTCCTGAGGACAAAGAGTCGTGGATACACGTGCTCAATGTCGCCATTACGAGAGCCAAGAACAAAATCCTGGACCAG GTGACAGTGGAGGAGGCTCAGCTGTGTCACCTGACCCGAGACCGAGCCCGGATCGGTCACGGCCGCCGCCCGCCTAGCCGAGGTCACCTGTTGGCTGCG GCATCCTCCTCAGATGGGACCGTGACTTTGGATCGGATTCAGGAGGAAGACATTTCGGCGCCACACGGACTCGATGGCCGCAATCCAGAAGAAACCCCACCCGCTTGGGACCGCGTCCGGTCCGAACCCGACGGCGCACTCTTCCCCGGGGCCGCCGAAGTTTCTGGGAAGTCACAGAGTCTCCCTCGCGGGGGAGCGGCGGCTCAGCAGCGGATGCGTTCCGGTTGGACTTCCGGGTCGGGAAAAGAATCCAGGACCTCCCAGAAGAACCGCTGCGCCTCCATGGATGAGATATGCAGCCACTCGGACAAGAACCGGACCGTGCCGCCACGCTTGGACGCCTCCACGCCCGTCGACCAGCTGCACCACCTCATCAGCCTCAAGGTGGCACAGACAGAGCGGCTGCTGGCCACGACGCGGGACCGACCCGAAGGCCGAGATGGGAAACGGACTCAGTCGGTGGAGGAAATGAGAGCGGAAGCCTTCGGTCTCCTGAAGGACGCGCTTGAAGCCCTGGAGCAGGCCCGCCAGGTTCTGCAGGAGGTCAAGGAGCTGGGCAAACTCCACCACCAACTGAACCGGTCCTGA
- the plekho1b gene encoding pleckstrin homology domain-containing family O member 1b isoform X2, whose translation MKKRQYCDTRTEAEAASILSGQPGHAADKADKAGWLRRFCGKGMFREIWKNRFVILKDQQLMVCEKEVVNILFLAVSPEDKESWIHVLNVAITRAKNKILDQVTVEEAQLCHLTRDRARIGHGRRPPSRGHLLAAASSSDGTVTLDRIQEEDISAPHGLDGRNPEETPPAWDRVRSEPDGALFPGAAEVSGKSQSLPRGGAAAQQRMRSGWTSGSGKESRTSQKNRCASMDEICSHSDKNRTVPPRLDASTPVDQLHHLISLKVAQTERLLATTRDRPEGRDGKRTQSVEEMRAEAFGLLKDALEALEQARQVLQEVKELGKLHHQLNRS comes from the exons atGAAGAAGAGGCAATACTGCGACACTCGCACG GAGGCGGAGGCGGCGTCCATTTTGTCAGGTCAACCGGGCCACGCGGCGGACAAAGCGGACAAGGCGGGCTGGCTGCGAAGGTTCTGCGGCAAAGGGATGTTCCGGGAGATCTGGAAGAACCGCTTCGTGATCCTCAAAGACCAACAGCTGATGGTCTGCGAGAAGGAG gttGTTAACATTCTGTTCCTGGCAGTGAGTCCTGAGGACAAAGAGTCGTGGATACACGTGCTCAATGTCGCCATTACGAGAGCCAAGAACAAAATCCTGGACCAG GTGACAGTGGAGGAGGCTCAGCTGTGTCACCTGACCCGAGACCGAGCCCGGATCGGTCACGGCCGCCGCCCGCCTAGCCGAGGTCACCTGTTGGCTGCG GCATCCTCCTCAGATGGGACCGTGACTTTGGATCGGATTCAGGAGGAAGACATTTCGGCGCCACACGGACTCGATGGCCGCAATCCAGAAGAAACCCCACCCGCTTGGGACCGCGTCCGGTCCGAACCCGACGGCGCACTCTTCCCCGGGGCCGCCGAAGTTTCTGGGAAGTCACAGAGTCTCCCTCGCGGGGGAGCGGCGGCTCAGCAGCGGATGCGTTCCGGTTGGACTTCCGGGTCGGGAAAAGAATCCAGGACCTCCCAGAAGAACCGCTGCGCCTCCATGGATGAGATATGCAGCCACTCGGACAAGAACCGGACCGTGCCGCCACGCTTGGACGCCTCCACGCCCGTCGACCAGCTGCACCACCTCATCAGCCTCAAGGTGGCACAGACAGAGCGGCTGCTGGCCACGACGCGGGACCGACCCGAAGGCCGAGATGGGAAACGGACTCAGTCGGTGGAGGAAATGAGAGCGGAAGCCTTCGGTCTCCTGAAGGACGCGCTTGAAGCCCTGGAGCAGGCCCGCCAGGTTCTGCAGGAGGTCAAGGAGCTGGGCAAACTCCACCACCAACTGAACCGGTCCTGA
- the plekho1b gene encoding pleckstrin homology domain-containing family O member 1b isoform X3, translating to MKKRQYCDTRTGHAGADEVLDLSHFGSCDDVKNHKKKSRSKKNHSKFTLQPCTRAHNTVVNILFLAVSPEDKESWIHVLNVAITRAKNKILDQVTVEEAQLCHLTRDRARIGHGRRPPSRGHLLAAASSSDGTVTLDRIQEEDISAPHGLDGRNPEETPPAWDRVRSEPDGALFPGAAEVSGKSQSLPRGGAAAQQRMRSGWTSGSGKESRTSQKNRCASMDEICSHSDKNRTVPPRLDASTPVDQLHHLISLKVAQTERLLATTRDRPEGRDGKRTQSVEEMRAEAFGLLKDALEALEQARQVLQEVKELGKLHHQLNRS from the exons atGAAGAAGAGGCAATACTGCGACACTCGCACG GGTCACGCAGGTGCTGACGAGGTTTTGGACTTGAGCCACTTCGGCAGCTGCGACGACGTCAAGAaccacaaaaagaaaagtcGTAGCAAAAAGAATCACAGCAAGTTTACACTTCAACCATGTACACGCGCGCACAACACG gttGTTAACATTCTGTTCCTGGCAGTGAGTCCTGAGGACAAAGAGTCGTGGATACACGTGCTCAATGTCGCCATTACGAGAGCCAAGAACAAAATCCTGGACCAG GTGACAGTGGAGGAGGCTCAGCTGTGTCACCTGACCCGAGACCGAGCCCGGATCGGTCACGGCCGCCGCCCGCCTAGCCGAGGTCACCTGTTGGCTGCG GCATCCTCCTCAGATGGGACCGTGACTTTGGATCGGATTCAGGAGGAAGACATTTCGGCGCCACACGGACTCGATGGCCGCAATCCAGAAGAAACCCCACCCGCTTGGGACCGCGTCCGGTCCGAACCCGACGGCGCACTCTTCCCCGGGGCCGCCGAAGTTTCTGGGAAGTCACAGAGTCTCCCTCGCGGGGGAGCGGCGGCTCAGCAGCGGATGCGTTCCGGTTGGACTTCCGGGTCGGGAAAAGAATCCAGGACCTCCCAGAAGAACCGCTGCGCCTCCATGGATGAGATATGCAGCCACTCGGACAAGAACCGGACCGTGCCGCCACGCTTGGACGCCTCCACGCCCGTCGACCAGCTGCACCACCTCATCAGCCTCAAGGTGGCACAGACAGAGCGGCTGCTGGCCACGACGCGGGACCGACCCGAAGGCCGAGATGGGAAACGGACTCAGTCGGTGGAGGAAATGAGAGCGGAAGCCTTCGGTCTCCTGAAGGACGCGCTTGAAGCCCTGGAGCAGGCCCGCCAGGTTCTGCAGGAGGTCAAGGAGCTGGGCAAACTCCACCACCAACTGAACCGGTCCTGA
- the si:dkey-23o4.6 gene encoding retinol dehydrogenase 13 isoform X1, giving the protein MPAGPGFPVLPWPAVGAEVKAEVPEGRGGVLLRGGALLGAVLVICVVMMRRWIGGGVCVSGERLDGKTVLVTGANTGIGKETCRELARRGARVVMACRDLSRAERAAEDVRRSTGNGNVVVRHLDLASLYSVRQFAKDFVDSEDRLDVLLNNAGVMMCPRWLTEDGFETHFAVNHLSHFLLTNLLLPKLKSSAPSRVVTVSSVAHRGGHIDFSDLFFSSRAYSPLQSYRQSKLANVLFSRELARRLQGSGVSSFCVHPGVIRTELGRHVEGWFPLLGALLRLPAMLLMKTPRQGSQTSLYCAVTPGLEDRSGSYFSDCAPKEAAPEGRDDQVAARLWTESARLVGLRDAC; this is encoded by the exons ATGCCGGCCGGGCCCGGTTTCCCGGTTCTGCCGTGGCCCGCCGTCGGGGCAGAAGTCAAGGCGGAGGTTCCGGAGGGTCGGGGCGGCGTGCTGCTCCGGGGGGGTGCCCTGCTCGGAGCGGTCCTGGTCATCT gCGTGGTGATGATGCGCAGGTGGATCGGCGGCGGCGTCTGCGTCAGTGGCGAGCGGCTGGACGGGAAGACGGTGCTGGTGACGGGCGCCAACACGGGCATCGGCAAGGAGACGTGCAGAGAGTTGGCGAGGCGAG GCGCCCGCGTGGTGATGGCGTGCCGAGACCTGTCTCGGGCCGAGCGGGCGGCGGAGGACGTCCGCCGGTCCACCGGGAACGGGAACGTGGTCGTTCGACACTTGGACCTGGCGTCGCTCTACTCGGTCCGGCAGTTCGCCAAAGACTTCGTGGACAGCGAGGACAGACTGGACGTCCTCCTCAACAACGCCG GCGTGATGATGTGTCCCAGATGGCTAACGGAGGATGGCTTCGAGACTCACTTTGCTGTCAATCATCTGTCTCACTTCCTTTTGACCAATCTGCTGCTCCCTAAACTCAAGAGCTCGGCCCCCAGCCGCGTGGTCACCGTGTCGTCCGTGGCCCACCGGGGAG GTCACATCGACTTTTCCGATTTGTTCTTCAGCTCTCGTGCGTACAGTCCGCTGCAGAGCTACCGGCAGAGCAAGCTTGCGAATGTGCTGTTTAGCAGAGAGCTCGCGCGCCGCCTCCAAG GTTCGGGCGTGAGTTCGTTCTGCGTGCACCCCGGCGTCATCCGGACCGAGCTGGGCCGCCACGTGGAGGGTTGGTTCCCCCTGTTGGGGGCGCTGCTGAGGCTGCCGGCGATGCTGCTCATGAAGACGCCGCGCCAGGGCAGCCAGACCAGCCTGTACTGCGCCGTCACGCCGGGACTGGAGGACCGATCGGGGAGCTACTTCAG CGACTGCGCCCCGAAGGAGGCGGCGCCGGAGGGCCGCGACGACCAGGTGGCCGCCAGGCTGTGGACGGAGAGCGCGCGATTGGTGGGACTCCGAGACGCGTGCTGA
- the si:dkey-23o4.6 gene encoding retinol dehydrogenase 13 isoform X2, with protein sequence MPAGPGFPVLPWPAVGAEVKAEVPEGRGGVLLRGGALLGAVLVICVVMMRRWIGGGVCVSGERLDGKTVLVTGANTGIGKETCRELARRGVMMCPRWLTEDGFETHFAVNHLSHFLLTNLLLPKLKSSAPSRVVTVSSVAHRGGHIDFSDLFFSSRAYSPLQSYRQSKLANVLFSRELARRLQGSGVSSFCVHPGVIRTELGRHVEGWFPLLGALLRLPAMLLMKTPRQGSQTSLYCAVTPGLEDRSGSYFSDCAPKEAAPEGRDDQVAARLWTESARLVGLRDAC encoded by the exons ATGCCGGCCGGGCCCGGTTTCCCGGTTCTGCCGTGGCCCGCCGTCGGGGCAGAAGTCAAGGCGGAGGTTCCGGAGGGTCGGGGCGGCGTGCTGCTCCGGGGGGGTGCCCTGCTCGGAGCGGTCCTGGTCATCT gCGTGGTGATGATGCGCAGGTGGATCGGCGGCGGCGTCTGCGTCAGTGGCGAGCGGCTGGACGGGAAGACGGTGCTGGTGACGGGCGCCAACACGGGCATCGGCAAGGAGACGTGCAGAGAGTTGGCGAGGCGAG GCGTGATGATGTGTCCCAGATGGCTAACGGAGGATGGCTTCGAGACTCACTTTGCTGTCAATCATCTGTCTCACTTCCTTTTGACCAATCTGCTGCTCCCTAAACTCAAGAGCTCGGCCCCCAGCCGCGTGGTCACCGTGTCGTCCGTGGCCCACCGGGGAG GTCACATCGACTTTTCCGATTTGTTCTTCAGCTCTCGTGCGTACAGTCCGCTGCAGAGCTACCGGCAGAGCAAGCTTGCGAATGTGCTGTTTAGCAGAGAGCTCGCGCGCCGCCTCCAAG GTTCGGGCGTGAGTTCGTTCTGCGTGCACCCCGGCGTCATCCGGACCGAGCTGGGCCGCCACGTGGAGGGTTGGTTCCCCCTGTTGGGGGCGCTGCTGAGGCTGCCGGCGATGCTGCTCATGAAGACGCCGCGCCAGGGCAGCCAGACCAGCCTGTACTGCGCCGTCACGCCGGGACTGGAGGACCGATCGGGGAGCTACTTCAG CGACTGCGCCCCGAAGGAGGCGGCGCCGGAGGGCCGCGACGACCAGGTGGCCGCCAGGCTGTGGACGGAGAGCGCGCGATTGGTGGGACTCCGAGACGCGTGCTGA